The sequence below is a genomic window from Neoarius graeffei isolate fNeoGra1 chromosome 4, fNeoGra1.pri, whole genome shotgun sequence.
ATGTGATCATCACTCTTATCATGTCTAATCTTGTTTTCCTTTCATTTCATTccaataaattaatttatacttcaagtttcattggattaatcaagatttaacttgatttcctccagaagctttgaatttgggtgagtctaactcttaaaattgCATGTCAGATAATGGGTTACAACAATACATACACCATAATGGGACAGTgaatagtttttgtttattgttacagttaaatttgaattttattgaaaaattataaatcattaaagcataatcattatcataactATACTTGCTTTTTGGTAAACTGTGTcaaccactttcctttcactgaactagtaaatacatagtaataaaaaggttatggtcaggacaagttaaTACATGGCCAGGACAGATGAAAAATCTTACTGCTTGTCTGattggacaagtggattaaaaagttaatgtcaagccctggaaGAGTCCATCATCAAAGTCAAAGCATACATGAGGCAAAAAACACAAGGAGCAAAAGGAAATACACTAGCAGATGGGGCTGCAAAATTATCCACCAAGGAAGGGGCTAATAAAGAGGCAGACAatcaaactgaaagagtgaagctGAAGATTCTACAAGCACGCACTGTGACTGACATCAAAGAGCTACAAGACAATTGTAGCTGAGAGGAAAAATGGACCTGGATGGAAAATGTGGCAAAGAAACATGACAGTGGACTGTGGAAACATGGAGACAAAGTCATTGCTCCTACAAAACTACTACCATATCTGGCCATACAGATACACTCCCTGGGTCATGTGGGAGTAGAGAAAATGGTCTACAGATTCAGGATGACATAGTGGAATCCAACATTCAGAAAAAAAAGCTGAAAGTatgtgtcaagtgtatgtgagcatcagggtttcccacacttgaaagggaaggacttggacacaggattccactcttcttgtattttattggttttcagtggaaactgacgttagaatcagaagtagaatcagaggtagaatcagaagtagaagctagaagcttggagcttgaagccgaagctagaaggtgaaaaacctttaaaacatacaaacataaaataaatgtatgaataaatgcctgtttttctacaacaaagcatgtatgaataaatgcttgtttttctataacaaaacccaagttaattaggcaacaatatataaatatttatgtataaggtaaattaggtatattttaaccatttttaataattcaggtaatatgttgctgaacaaatataaatgaacagaaaaacagttttaaactaagaaccattttaaccattagccctttcacaggcagtttgttcactttaactgaagatcttttactacacgccactgataaagaaagtttaaatcattaaaccaatcacaggtaaggaacaaacatttctcatgcccacggattactgcgagcgcagcgtttgcatataaataagttcagtgggtttaccggtagccttttttgtccttttttccctgatgtgctgtaaagtttgtgttagtagcgaagttctctttgcaactgctgcgctgctgcttcattacaaactgaatgtcaattctgcccatcattctagaacgaccgctgccctgctaactagcgttgtgattggctgccctgctaactagcgttgtgattggctgcctgttcagcgcagcgtgcgtgcgctggtagcgcagcgattcagcgtagcaggaagtggcggaggcagctgtcaatcatgtgagcctgcgttcaggcactccttgtggcaggtcgccgcaacaGTATGGCTGGACGATGTGTtatctgtctaaaaataaaatccaggagggaaaatgaaaacacctatgatgagaactccagccccTCAGGCCCATTCCAACATTTGCAGGTGGACGACATAACACTGCCAAAGTCACATGCattgtaaaacatttcagccttgtttagttatgtccacttactttttcaatttaactcaatgagctctgaaaagtgttttaatttgaactaatctgtgcaagttctcaaaggttagacttgaattagttgtcttgactaattgagactttttctgagttgaaacaaagataattgtcaaattgagttaacttgcattttcaaggcagcaggtgaacttgcatttccaagttaaaccaatttgaaatgttttacagtgtggaTACTCTGGTTGTGATGTTCTAGTTGTGGTGGACAAGTTTTCCAGGTGGGTGGAAGCATTTCCCAGAAGGCAGGGTACAGCCACTCACACTGCAAAAGTGTTGGTCAAAGACATCATCCCTTACTGGGGTCTCCCTGAGACATGCAGTCAGATCAAGGAACCCACTTCATGGGCGCAGTCTGTAATGAAGTGTGTTGGATGCTAGGTGTGGAATGGAAGCTCCACTGCACTCATCCTCCTCAATCATTAGGAATGATGGAGAGAATGAATCGAAGAATCAAAGAGAGactatccaaaatgcatcaggaagGGCTCTCATGGCCAGAGGCACTCCCAAGAGTACTATGCAGAATAAAAGCCACCCACAACAAAGACACTGGGCTTAGCCCCTGTGAAATCATTACAGGCTGACCCATGTCTTTACCAGGAACAATTGATTTGCATACTGCTGATGTCTACTTGACAAGTGATGCATTGCTAAAATACTGTTCCCTACTTACAGACTCAATTCAGACAGCAGGAAAGCAAGTGATTGACACTTGGACCTTGCCTGGACCTGGTGGACACAGTCTGATACCAGGACAGTGGATTCTAATCTCCAAACCACAATACTTACAAACACCACTAGAGCAAAGTTTAAAGGACCCTATCAGATGATCCTTGTCACTGAAGCAGCAGTGAAAGTGAAAAGAAAACCACGGTGGATTCACGCCATGTATGTGAAGCTGGTGGATGAGCCAGATGATGATGGAAAGAAGCAACAAGATGACAGGTCAGTGGGTGAAGAGCTAGTAACCTCTCCACAGTTGACCTACGCATGCTTGTTCTACACAGTCTAAAGTCATAAACAAGCCAGAAGAAAGCAGATTCAAGATCTTCAAGAGTTTTTAGCAATTCAGTTACACTGTTATAACATTTAATCAGTGTTTAATCAATCATATATTCAAGTAGTTATAGAAATAATATAATCCAGGTAGTTATAGAAATTGTTTGAATCACCATATAATCACCATATAACCTTATAATTGTTGTTTCTGGTTtgagttttatctcatctcattatctctagccgctttatccttctacagggtcgcaggcaagctggagcctatcccagctgactatgggcgaaaggcggggtacaccctggacaagtccccaggtcatcacagggctgacacatagacacagacaaccaatcacactcacattcacacctacggtcaatttagagtcaccagttaacctaacctgcatgtctttggactgtgggggaaaccggagcacccggaggaaacccacgcggacacagggagaacatgcaaactccacacagaaaggccctcgtcggccacggggctcgaacccaggaccttctcgctgtgaggcgacagcgctaaccactacaccaccgtgccgcccggtttgaGTTTTATTCTCTAGTTAATACTTGTTCACTGTGAACTTTTTGAGTTTGAACAGATTCAAGAGACGGTGCATACTAACATTGCTGAAAATAGTGAGTGTTTTGGAAGAATCAGTAATGGTAAGATAAATCACACATTCAGAGAGAGTTCTTTTTTGGGCATTCACAGACAGCGTCTCGGGAGACAGACCAACACTGGTGTACTTGAAACTTCTTTAATATCTATCTTCTCTCTTTAAGTCTCTGGGCCTGCTTACAAATCTTTAGCCGGAAAACAACCAAAAATTTACTTcataatctacaaccccgattccaaaaaagttgggataaagtacaaattgtaaataaaaacagaatgcaatgatgtggaagtttcaaaattccatattttattcagaagagaacatagatgacatatcaaatgtttaaactgagaaaatgtatcatttaaagagaaaaattaggtgatcttaaatttcatgacaacaacacatctcaaaaaagctgggacaaggccttgtttgccactgtgagacatccccttttctctttacaacagtctgtaaatgtctggggactgagaagacaagttgctcaagtttagggataggaatgttaacccattcttgtctaatgtaggattctagttgttcaactgtcttaggtcttttttgtcgtatcttccgttttatgatgcgccaaattttttctatgggtgaaagatctagactgcaggctggccagttcagtacccggactcttcttctacgcagccatgatgctgtaattgatgcagtatgtggtttggcattgtcatgttggaaaatacaaggtcttccctgaaagagacatcatctggatgggagcatatgttgctctagaacctggatatacctttcagcattgatggtgtctttccagatgtgtaagctgcccatgccacacgcactaatgcaaccccagaccatcagagatgcaggcttctgaactgggcactgataacaacttgggtcgtccttctcctctttagtccaaattacacggcatccctgatttccataaagaacttcacattttgattcgtctgaccacagaacagttttccactttgccacagtccattttaaatgagccttgggccagagaagacgtctgcgcttctggatcatgtttagatatggcttcttctttgaactatagagttttagctggcaacggcggatgacacggtgaattgtgttcacagataatgttctctggaaatattcctgaacccattttgtgatttccaatacagaagcatgcctgtatgtgatgcagtgccgtctaagggcccgaagatcacgggcacccagtatggttttctggccttgacccttacgcacagagattcttccagattctctgaatcttttgatgatattatgcactgtagatgatgatatgttcaaactctttgcaattttacactgtcgaactcctttctgatattgctccactatttgtcggcgcagtattagggggattggtgatcctcttcccatctttacttctgagagccactgccactccaagatgctctttttatacccagtcatgttaatgacctattgccaattgacctaatgagttgcaatttggtcctccagctgttccttttttgtacgtttaacttttccagcctcttattgcccctgtcccaacttttttgagatgtgttgctgtcatgaaatttcaaatgagccaatatttggcatgaaatgtcaaaatgtctcactttcgacatttgatatgttgtctatgttctattgtgaatacaatatcagtttttgagatttgtaaattattgcattccgtttttatttacaatttgtactttgtcccaacttttttggaatcagggttgtaacacacacacataatttaGGTCTGCATAGGTAGTCAGGTGTCGTCATcattggctgtccatcgctagcaatgatgactgcttcattaggctgcgcagaaacacagatgggccacgaggcccacATGAAAACGCACCAGACTTATTCTTCTTTcctaagcaccttgcacagtaaggtaagacaaatgatgtcgtgcccccatcgtgttgtctctctggacctccagacttgatgccaagtggtgcacaaaagtgccacagacctgatgggtttggaagttgccccgcagtgacaaatgacttgccgagtgatgccatccattggccatttgagtggctcttccacatgccatcatgtggcgtgccattgaccctgttgggttcatctgccacattgcaccaaaaagcgccctgctgccagtgccttattggtgatgtgctatttaacccatagctgggacccaggcaggtgctaccactccaggtcagagcagacctgggagcaatggtgattaaggggtaactctgcTTTCCTCAATACTCAATtcatcctggacctgagactcaccactggttgcagtttaaagtcatacccaggactagaaTGTCAGGTGTAGTACAACATTATAAACAGacaactagacagagaaatccatGCCTATAATTGTGTTGTAACATTGCTACATTAATAGGCTATGCATTTTCAGCATTTGCACATGTATGTTATGCTCAAAATGAGACTTCAATTTATCATGTGTCCAATTTAGTAGTATGGAATATTTCATGTGTAATCACATACAAAATCATATTTTGTCCAAGCCTACTCATATGCTAGTTATTTTAAATGAGTTGAGGTTGATGTTACTGAGAGGTTGATTTCTCCTAAGTCATCCTGACCTGTTTCCTTCTGAATTGTGTATTGTTCTAATTTCTACACCTGCATTATTTATAtcttgtaatgacctagccaagaCCATTCTGAATCAAGTAATGTGCACCCTGAATTAAGCAATTATCCACTCTCTATTATGTATTGTTTTAAGTATGTGTTGTGCTGGTCTTGCAAGTTAATGTattaaagtttatcaaaaagtatCCTATGTTACGTGTTGTTCGTTCTCAATCATACATTCATGTACTGGAGTGTTTGGTCAACACGGTCGACAAGAAAGTATGAGAAAGTGAGGAGCATGAGTTCTTgggatatattgatttattatgttGATTCTATTAAGAATAAACAAAGTAGATTctgttaaattaattaattaagaatGACTATATTAAAGTTAGCAAGTAAAAGAAATTAAAGTTAACTATTGTTTTTGCCCAGTATCATGAATCAGTGCTATTAAATCActtgtttttttaatcatgttGTCAATGGCATGGAAATATTTGTGGTTATATTGTATGAATAATGAGAGATGTACTGAGCAAATGAAAACAACGATGGAATTCTGGCAAAGGTTAATCTGAAATGTCAGCCAATACGATTGTTGGTGATATCAAAATGGGTGTGAACTATGATGTTTTAGAACTGTATAAAATGAGAAATTATGTCATTATTGATTAGATTACTCACCAGACTGATTTGGCTTTTCTTGGTTGATTCAATAAAATCTATTTTCGGCAACTCCTTGACCTTTGGCTCTTGAGGCAAGCAAGTTTCCATAACAGTAGTAAACAAAGACAAGTAAGTTTCTTACAGTTCAGAACAAAGTGTGCCAAATTAACAGTCAAAGCAGGGACAGATTTTGGATCCAGCTGCCAACATACAACAACATGCCCTAGGCAGGATCGATGCCCTGCTATACTAAAAACCATCCAATGTGCGGACCAATATGTGCTGCCTCAGGAACCACCTGGCATCTTGATGCCCTCGGGACAGTGTAGGCCTGAAACACTCAAAACCAGATAATAATATCTGCCTTAGGGATCAGCCTGGCAACTCGATGCCCTTGGCACAGTCGCTCACCCTACTAACAATTTTTGGTTCCCAGAACGTTCCTGGAACACGAGCCTTTGGTTCCAGTTTGGTTCCGGCTACGTTCCCTGAAAGTCATTTTTGGTTCTGTTTAGGTTGTCACTTGGTTGGCAGGAAAGTTTAATTTTGGTTCCCAGAACATTACTCATGTGGTTCCCATTTGGTTCCCTCACCGTTCTCACACCGTCCCTTTATCCTtgttcatgtcatgtttgttcccTCAACGTTTCCATATCGTTCCCATAACCTTGTTGGTTACATGTTTGGTTCCCTAGACGTGCTCCTGATGTTCCCCCAACCTTGTTTATTATGTGTTGGTTCCCACAAGGTTCCCCTACAACATTCTAGTAACCTCGTTGGTTACGTTTGGTTCCCTCAGTGTTCCCCCAATGTTCTTTCCCTCACCATAATGTTGTCATATTTCTGTAGTATGTAATTCATTGTAAAAGTTTTGGTTGCATGACAACTATTTACTTCAGAACATATAAGCAGTGATGAATGACCAGGAAAATGTTGCAGGACTAGaaagtttaatagaaaaaaatatcAAGAATACAACATTGGTAAGGACATCAGCAACACAGtgcaacattattatacattataaaacATCTGACAACTATAGACAATTATGAAAACTATTTcttaataaaatacaataaaggcaaaaaataagaaaaattttAGAAATGCCAAAAACGGGTGCGTGTGCATAGAAGTTGGTGTACGTCTTCAATCTTGAGGATCAGCTGACCtaaaaagaataagaaacaaaACGTTTAACACCAACTTAGTGCCAacgtttcatttaattattgTGAATATTCAGCGATTGATAAAAGACTTAAGTTTAATTTACCATCTGTGTGGTGCAAACTTCAGTGCATGCCCAATGCACTCCTCAATATCAGCTACCTTCTTGCCagggaagtttaaaaaaaaaaaaagttacacattTAAATCTCAGTCAAACTTGGCATAACACTgatttgaaaaatgtatgaacACTTACCCGTTATAATTTTGCAAAGGGTtacgttctggaaaggcttttttgctctcctccccctcaggctGTACTGCGCCAGGACATTGTTGGTAGCCACCTGGCGTAGAATGCGACGAATGGCTGCCCCCGGATTCGCCCCTCCCAGGCGTTCAAGGAAATGtttctacaaaaaacaaaaacaagaaaaacataaGTATACAATGAAAATGAATTTGGAGAGCTTATGTGGTCTACTTTCATTAGCCAAATCAATACATTACCAatgacaatttatttcatatataaTTATGTCCAATTAATTACTATTTGGTTCCTTCTTTCTGGTTGAGCCAGACTCCTGTCTAGCTCCTCCAGCGTGCTGCATAGGCCCAACAGCACATCTTCCTGCAGAGGAGGCTGAGGCGGGTTCGAGACCACAGCAGCCTCCAATGTCTCTGACTTCCTCTCCATACCCTCCATCCTCCTTTCCATAGCCTCCATTCTCCTAGTCATTCGCCCCATGTGCTCTTCCATGGCTAGGTACATTTGTGATAGAATTCATTTTAGTTTTTGAACATAATATACTTGTCATAtgtgaaaatgtgtgtatatagtaCTTACTTCTTTTTGTGTCATCCGTCGTCCTCAATAGGAGCCTCTTTCGTTCCTCCAGGACTACAGGTAGAATTGAGATGAAATTCATTTTAGTTTTATACCCAATACACTTTTCCTGTGTGAACATCAACAAGTGTGTATGAAGTACTTACGCCTTATTACGGCAGCCATGCctgaagccccctcctcttcgccATGGGTCATTCCTGAAGTTCTTGAAAAGAAAATTGTTAGTGTTTGCTTTCTTGGTTAAGAACTTGTAATCAGATAGTAAATATAAAATTCAAAGCAAATGTACCCTCAACTGGGTCGGATGATGTTTGTTCCTCAATGTACGACTCTTCCAATGTCCGACGGCTGGGTGCTGGACTGACATGGGTTGAGGGactgctgctgtcctgctccgagCTGCTGACTGAACTTGTTGGCTCTGCCATGAACTCAGGCTGTTCTTCAATCTCCGCCGGTTGTATCTCTGGCATGTGTTGAGGTCCATTATGTTGTTGCTCTGCTTCTTGCAGAGCCTGGCCTGTCCTTGCTGCATCTCGCGCAGCCTGCTCTTCCCTGCTTGCTGCATCTCACGCAGACTCCTCTGCCCTGTTTGCTGCATCTCCTGCATCCAGCTGGGCACGCACCAGTGCTCGCACATTCAACACCTCTCGCCGCGCCCTCTTCCATTCCTTTGTGTAGATCTGCCTGGCCAACCTCTTTGAACTCATTGGCTGCAATGCAATACCATGCAAACAATGTGTACCTGTTGCAATGAAAAGCGGGGAAAATTTAAATACaacattacaacaacaacaacataaattTAAGCACAGTGTTTCAGTTTACAACCATACttgcatatatattatatatatattatataaaatattatatatatgttttgtgacctgatggtaaaaaaagaaatggttttaggtgaataagttcatgtccccatttcagtacccataagcgtggaatcactcatatatatgagtgattccacgcttatgggtactgaaatggggacatgaacttattcacctaaaaccatttctttttttaccatcaggtcacaaaacatgtaatctttaatgaatgatatgttaaaagataactttaattttctgagatgtaataaaaacatatttatatgccaaagtcaagcctatgagttccaaaatgatgtctgttacattacttctgttacgattgtccatctcgcgtctgttacaaattaattacaatctagctatataccatgttaatcttattgaaagaatgtgtatgtttattctactacacatgtttattaattatatttgctaaaacatcaccttcctatgtttcaaaaagtaattctacattgttaaaattgagaatatgtccacaacacttctgttacgttctgactttggcatataaatatgtttttattacatctcagaaatttAAAGTTATCTttgaacatatcattcattaaagattacatgttttgtgacctgatggtaaaaaaaagaaatggttttaggtgaatttttaaaagtaagttcatgtccccatttcagtacccataagcgtggaatcactcatatatatatatatatatatatatatatatatatatatatatatatatatatatatatataaataatattctgCAATTACTTGTTGGCAACTTGTGTTTGCGGCTGGGACTACAATGGATGCATTAAGTCAACGACTTAACTATAATCAATGGAATTAGCTTTTATAGTAGCTATTATAGTATTATTACTATAATATTAAAGTCTTAACTATAATCAGTGGAATTAGCTACACCAGAAAAGGCAGCACAGAGAACATTCTAAAAATAGCCCATTATTTTTCAACTTCATGTATTTTGACTCAACTTGACT
It includes:
- the LOC132884351 gene encoding uncharacterized protein LOC132884351 isoform X2; this encodes MPEIQPAEIEEQPEFMAEPTSSVSSSEQDSSSPSTHVSPAPSRRTLEESYIEEQTSSDPVEGMTHGEEEGASGMAAVIRLLEERKRLLLRTTDDTKRTMEEHMGRMTRRMEAMERRMEGMERKSETLEAAVVSNPPQPPLQEDVLLGLCSTLEELDRSLAQPERRNQIKHFLERLGGANPGAAIRRILRQVATNNVLAQYSLRGRRAKKPFQNVTLCKIITGS
- the LOC132884351 gene encoding uncharacterized protein LOC132884351 isoform X1, whose amino-acid sequence is MPEIQPAEIEEQPEFMAEPTSSVSSSEQDSSSPSTHVSPAPSRRTLEESYIEEQTSSDPVEGMTHGEEEGASGMAAVIRLLEERKRLLLRTTDDTKRTMEEHMGRMTRRMEAMERRMEGMERKSETLEAAVVSNPPQPPLQEDVLLGLCSTLEELDRSLAQPERRNQIKHFLERLGGANPGAAIRRILRQVATNNVLAQYSLRGRRAKKPFQNVTLCKIITEGS